Proteins encoded together in one Stutzerimonas stutzeri window:
- a CDS encoding GNAT family N-acetyltransferase, protein MNTALSRADGPRFVRYCALGAMHFETLQPEHLPLLQDWLRRDYARFWGMGHMSLTQLADYVDEIQRSSHRDIALGLWNGEPAFLFEGYHPAHDRLADHYQVRPGDRGMHLLLAPCERPVHGFSLEVMRSILAYQFADPFARRIVVEPDARNTKVHALNRRVGFVYQCLLHLPEKDACLAFCTRAQFLATLQENPQ, encoded by the coding sequence ATGAACACCGCTCTTTCCCGCGCGGACGGTCCGCGCTTCGTTCGCTACTGCGCCCTTGGCGCGATGCACTTCGAAACCCTGCAACCCGAGCACCTGCCGCTGCTGCAGGACTGGCTGCGCCGCGACTACGCGCGCTTCTGGGGCATGGGCCACATGAGTCTGACGCAGCTGGCCGACTACGTTGACGAGATCCAGCGCAGCAGTCACCGCGACATCGCCCTCGGCCTGTGGAACGGCGAGCCGGCCTTCCTGTTCGAGGGCTACCACCCTGCCCACGACCGGCTCGCCGACCACTATCAAGTGCGCCCCGGCGACCGCGGCATGCACCTGCTGCTCGCCCCCTGCGAGCGTCCGGTGCACGGCTTCAGCCTGGAGGTGATGCGCAGCATTCTCGCCTATCAGTTCGCCGACCCTTTCGCCCGCCGCATCGTCGTCGAGCCCGACGCCCGCAACACCAAGGTGCATGCGCTCAACCGCCGGGTCGGCTTCGTCTACCAGTGCCTGCTGCATCTGCCGGAGAAGGACGCCTGCCTGGCGTTCTGCACCCGTGCGCAGTTCCTCGCCACCCTTCAGGAGAACCCGCAATGA
- a CDS encoding pyridoxal phosphate-dependent decarboxylase family protein produces the protein MTPSSTVVPFAPGPVSNGLFTRSNHDDYRQLLQQGLNLVQQCLQRQQQPFSGILPQELAADFERVDLERPLGDAGAALRELDQLYLRDAVYFHHPRYVAHLNCPVVLPALLAEVLVSSLNSSLDTWDQSAGGTLIEQRLIDWTCARIGLGSQADGVFTSGGTQSNLMGLLLAREHVCNRLPGHGGNLRHGLPAEAAGLRIFASRASHFSVQKSAALLGLGYDAVRCIETDRTQCMSVPALAQALADCQRLGELPMAVVATAGTTDFGSIDPLPEIAALCQHYGVWLHVDAAYGGGLLVAPRYRHWLAGIEHADSVTVDYHKSFFQPVSCSGFFVRQRQHLSYITHHADYLNPRSQTREGTPNLVNKSIQTTRRFDALKLWLTLRILGAEHLGAMFEEVIDRAADTHRLLADDPAFEVFAPRLSTLVFRFVAAGVADERLDEINREIRKAIFRSGAAVIAATVVKGRQYLKFTLLNPETTLDDLRAIVELIRDHGARLLDDRQPVGDRS, from the coding sequence ATGACCCCGTCCAGTACCGTAGTGCCCTTCGCCCCCGGCCCCGTCAGCAACGGGCTCTTCACCCGCAGCAATCACGATGACTACCGCCAGCTCCTGCAGCAGGGGCTGAACTTGGTGCAGCAGTGTCTGCAGCGCCAGCAGCAGCCGTTCAGCGGCATCCTTCCGCAGGAGCTGGCCGCCGACTTCGAACGCGTCGATCTCGAGCGCCCGCTGGGCGACGCCGGCGCCGCGCTGCGCGAGCTGGATCAGCTCTATCTGCGCGACGCGGTGTATTTCCACCATCCGCGCTACGTCGCCCATCTCAACTGCCCGGTGGTGCTGCCGGCGCTGCTCGCCGAAGTGCTGGTGTCATCGCTCAATTCCTCGCTGGACACCTGGGACCAGAGCGCCGGCGGGACGCTGATCGAACAACGCCTGATCGACTGGACCTGTGCGCGCATCGGCCTCGGCAGCCAGGCCGACGGCGTGTTCACCAGCGGCGGCACCCAGTCCAACCTGATGGGCCTGCTGCTGGCGCGCGAGCACGTCTGCAATCGCTTGCCCGGTCACGGCGGCAACCTGCGTCATGGCCTTCCGGCCGAAGCGGCCGGGCTGCGCATCTTCGCCTCCCGTGCCAGCCACTTCAGCGTGCAGAAATCCGCGGCGCTGCTGGGCCTGGGTTACGACGCCGTGCGCTGTATCGAAACCGACCGCACCCAGTGCATGAGCGTGCCCGCGCTGGCCCAGGCGCTGGCCGATTGTCAGCGCCTGGGCGAGCTGCCCATGGCCGTGGTCGCCACCGCCGGCACCACCGACTTCGGCAGCATCGACCCGCTGCCGGAAATCGCCGCGCTGTGCCAACACTATGGCGTCTGGCTACACGTGGACGCGGCCTATGGCGGCGGCCTGCTGGTTGCGCCACGCTACCGCCACTGGTTGGCCGGCATCGAGCATGCCGACTCGGTCACCGTGGACTACCACAAGTCGTTCTTCCAGCCGGTCAGCTGCAGCGGCTTCTTTGTTCGCCAGCGTCAGCACCTGAGCTACATCACTCACCACGCCGACTACCTCAACCCGCGCAGCCAGACCCGCGAGGGCACGCCGAACCTGGTCAACAAGAGCATCCAGACCACCCGCCGCTTCGACGCGCTGAAGCTCTGGCTGACCCTGCGCATCCTCGGTGCCGAGCATCTCGGCGCGATGTTCGAGGAAGTCATCGACCGCGCCGCCGACACCCATCGCCTGCTCGCCGACGACCCGGCCTTCGAGGTCTTCGCCCCCCGCCTGAGCACGCTGGTGTTCCGCTTCGTCGCCGCAGGCGTGGCGGACGAGCGCCTGGACGAGATCAACCGCGAGATCCGCAAGGCCATCTTCCGCTCCGGCGCGGCGGTCATTGCCGCCACCGTGGTCAAGGGTCGGCAGTACCTCAAGTTCACCCTGCTCAACCCGGAAACCACGCTGGACGACCTGCGCGCCATCGTCGAGCTGATTCGTGACCACGGCGCCCGCCTGCTCGACGACCGTCAACCAGTAGGAGATCGCTCATGA
- a CDS encoding lysine N(6)-hydroxylase/L-ornithine N(5)-oxygenase family protein translates to MNKIYDFIGIGIGPFNLGLACLAEPIDGLDCLFLDRAEGFNWHPGMMLDSATLQTPFMADLVTLADPTSRFSFLNYAKQIGRLYAFYIKEDFFLMRREYNQYCQWVVEQLDSLRFGHFVQHVDYLDERRCYRVRGVHARSGEGFEFLTRRLVLGTGTTPYLPSCCEGLAEHVSHSGNYLQDKPRLQGKRSITVVGSGQSAAEIYYDLLQDIDRHDYQLNWITRAPRFFPLEYTKLTLEMTSPEYIDYFHSLPRSTREKLIDSQKGLYKGINGTLINAIYDELYNQSLKGEVPTQLLTNAELRRCQRLADGTLELEFFQHELQQSYRHRCEALVMASGYQYRLPRFIQPIAERIVWQAPERFAVARNYSIDRNGGEVFVQNAGLADHGLVTPDLGMGCYRNACILREICGREHYAVETKIAFQQFSLPQPLTPQGAVAAR, encoded by the coding sequence ATGAACAAGATCTACGACTTCATAGGCATCGGCATCGGCCCGTTCAACCTTGGCCTGGCCTGCCTGGCAGAGCCCATCGACGGACTCGACTGCCTGTTCCTCGACCGCGCCGAGGGCTTCAACTGGCATCCCGGCATGATGCTCGACAGCGCCACCCTGCAGACGCCGTTCATGGCCGATCTGGTGACCCTGGCCGACCCCACCAGCCGTTTCAGCTTTCTCAACTACGCCAAGCAGATCGGGCGGCTGTACGCCTTCTACATCAAGGAAGACTTCTTCCTGATGCGCCGCGAATACAACCAGTACTGCCAGTGGGTGGTGGAGCAGCTCGACAGCCTGCGCTTCGGGCATTTCGTCCAGCACGTCGACTACCTCGACGAGCGTCGCTGCTACCGCGTGCGCGGGGTGCATGCGCGCAGCGGCGAGGGTTTCGAGTTCCTCACCCGCCGCCTGGTACTCGGCACCGGCACCACACCTTATCTGCCGAGCTGCTGCGAAGGCCTGGCCGAGCACGTCAGCCACAGCGGCAACTACCTGCAGGACAAGCCACGCCTGCAGGGCAAGCGCTCGATCACCGTGGTCGGCAGCGGCCAGAGCGCGGCGGAGATCTACTACGACCTGCTGCAGGACATCGACCGCCACGACTATCAGCTGAACTGGATCACCCGCGCGCCGCGCTTCTTCCCGCTGGAATACACCAAGCTGACGCTGGAAATGACCAGCCCCGAGTACATCGACTACTTCCACAGTCTGCCGCGCAGCACCCGGGAAAAGCTCATCGACAGCCAGAAGGGCCTGTACAAGGGCATCAACGGTACGCTGATCAATGCCATCTACGACGAGCTGTACAACCAGAGCCTCAAGGGCGAGGTGCCGACCCAGCTGCTGACCAACGCCGAGCTGCGCCGCTGCCAGCGCCTGGCCGACGGCACGCTGGAGCTGGAGTTCTTCCAGCACGAACTGCAGCAGAGCTACCGGCACCGCTGCGAGGCGCTGGTGATGGCCAGCGGGTATCAGTACCGCCTGCCACGCTTCATCCAGCCGATCGCCGAACGCATCGTCTGGCAGGCGCCGGAGCGCTTCGCCGTGGCGCGCAACTACAGCATCGACCGCAACGGCGGCGAGGTCTTCGTGCAGAACGCCGGGCTTGCCGATCACGGCCTGGTGACGCCGGATCTCGGCATGGGCTGCTACCGCAACGCCTGCATCCTGCGCGAGATCTGCGGGCGCGAGCACTACGCGGTGGAGACGAAGATCGCCTTCCAGCAGTTCAGCCTGCCGCAGCCGCTCACACCCCAGGGCGCGGTGGCGGCGCGATGA
- a CDS encoding PAS domain-containing protein produces MLVGCLQDVTEQQRREARLEDAEAFTRGIIDALPLAIGVVDGNGRLITANQVWMAGGNAPAALSGCKSLDYLARCRAATGDGFDAGARLADGIEALLAGTGDPFVFGYEHGRDGQRRAYQSSALLMSTLTRQVLVVHELLPVRQPVAMA; encoded by the coding sequence TTGCTGGTCGGCTGCCTGCAGGATGTGACCGAGCAGCAGCGGCGCGAGGCACGTCTGGAAGACGCCGAAGCGTTCACCCGCGGGATCATCGATGCCTTGCCGCTGGCCATCGGGGTGGTCGATGGCAACGGCAGGCTGATCACTGCCAATCAGGTCTGGATGGCCGGCGGCAACGCTCCGGCTGCCTTGTCCGGATGCAAGTCGCTGGATTACCTGGCGCGCTGCCGTGCGGCCACTGGCGACGGGTTCGATGCCGGTGCCAGGCTGGCAGACGGCATCGAGGCGCTGCTCGCCGGCACTGGCGATCCGTTTGTCTTCGGCTACGAGCACGGCCGTGATGGTCAGCGGCGCGCGTACCAGAGCTCGGCCTTGCTGATGAGTACGCTGACCCGGCAGGTGCTGGTCGTCCACGAACTTCTTCCGGTGCGCCAGCCAGTGGCGATGGCCTGA
- a CDS encoding MFS transporter: MTLRRALIGMTLLAVLGDSLLMPFYPQYFAERFGELRSEQVGLYLAAVCLVAMLALPVWVRLARHAHPLRLLIVGQLVAGVLALACAAIDRQWLFWPVSLGMIAFKASYLLMYPYVMGLVGTDQQVRTIGLLSVVVHLGAIAGATLGGGVLHYLSPARMFVLMGLMDFVQMAVSLLLLRHAPQPARVDASTPPRPREEHLAIIRLCLLMLAFYFCVYLARPFFTLYWEQLGGPQASWITGLVYAIPGMLALLALALHYHAGQHLTAWLLLGAAGLALQGVEQMPLVLAGRVLFGWALYQLTVALDARLFALSRPEHYGRDYSLINIFQNLGVLTASWLAGVVVRDAGLAAPFLLSALGLVLTACTLRWLLVSAPVGAPLCGAKP, from the coding sequence ATGACGCTGCGGCGCGCACTGATCGGCATGACGCTGCTGGCCGTGCTCGGCGACAGCCTGCTGATGCCGTTCTACCCGCAATACTTCGCCGAGCGTTTCGGCGAGTTGCGCAGCGAGCAGGTCGGGCTGTACCTGGCCGCGGTGTGCCTGGTGGCGATGCTCGCACTGCCCGTGTGGGTGCGCCTTGCACGCCATGCTCACCCGCTGCGGCTGCTGATCGTCGGTCAGCTGGTAGCCGGCGTGCTGGCACTGGCCTGCGCGGCCATCGACCGGCAGTGGCTGTTCTGGCCGGTGTCGCTGGGGATGATCGCCTTCAAGGCCAGCTACCTGCTGATGTATCCCTACGTCATGGGCCTGGTAGGCACCGACCAGCAGGTACGCACCATCGGCCTGCTTTCGGTGGTGGTGCACCTGGGCGCAATTGCCGGCGCGACGCTGGGCGGCGGCGTGCTGCACTACCTCAGTCCGGCGCGGATGTTCGTGCTGATGGGGCTGATGGACTTCGTGCAGATGGCCGTCAGCCTGCTGCTGTTGCGCCATGCGCCGCAGCCGGCGCGGGTCGATGCGAGCACGCCACCGAGGCCGCGGGAGGAACACCTGGCGATCATCCGCCTGTGCCTGCTGATGCTGGCTTTCTACTTCTGCGTCTACCTGGCGCGGCCGTTCTTCACGCTGTACTGGGAACAGCTCGGCGGACCACAGGCCAGCTGGATCACCGGCCTGGTCTATGCCATTCCCGGCATGCTGGCACTGCTCGCCCTCGCCCTGCACTACCACGCCGGGCAGCACCTGACCGCCTGGCTGCTGCTCGGCGCCGCCGGGCTGGCGTTGCAGGGTGTCGAGCAGATGCCGCTGGTGCTGGCCGGGCGCGTGCTGTTCGGCTGGGCGCTGTACCAGCTCACCGTGGCGCTGGATGCGCGACTGTTCGCCCTCAGCCGGCCGGAGCACTACGGCCGCGACTACAGCCTGATCAACATCTTCCAGAACCTCGGCGTACTCACCGCCTCCTGGCTGGCCGGCGTGGTGGTACGTGATGCCGGCCTCGCCGCGCCGTTCCTGCTCTCGGCACTAGGCCTCGTTCTCACCGCATGCACCCTGCGCTGGCTGCTGGTTTCGGCACCGGTCGGGGCGCCTCTCTGTGGAGCCAAACCATGA
- a CDS encoding ABC transporter substrate-binding protein — translation MVRGSILLLLFVALLGCQPESDSIRIGSNRWLGYAPIYLADDLGWTAPSGIRLVEYPNTTGVLRGFRNGMLDAAMLTLDETLLLQDSAAELDLEIILVTNVSAGADALFARAPLTSLKDLSGQRIGVENTALGAYFLSRVLDQAGLRIDDLQVVSLPVHEQAAAFAAGDVDAVITFASEAPALESKGARRIFDSRRLPGEIVDVLVVDRQRVTREQRRRLRALWFDALRTWQDNRGETDPRLHARLGLTPMALQVTLDGLLMGDRAVNREWFDEGQLQQSIGQLSQYLRERRLLNGSNPVNLIARCEGPIC, via the coding sequence ATGGTTCGGGGCTCAATCCTCTTGCTGTTGTTTGTCGCCTTGCTCGGCTGCCAGCCCGAATCGGATTCGATCCGTATCGGCAGCAACCGCTGGCTTGGCTATGCGCCGATCTATCTGGCGGACGATCTGGGCTGGACTGCCCCCAGTGGCATCCGCCTGGTGGAATACCCGAACACCACAGGTGTGCTGCGCGGCTTTCGCAACGGCATGCTGGACGCCGCCATGCTCACCCTCGACGAAACGCTGCTGCTGCAGGACAGCGCGGCGGAGCTCGACCTGGAGATCATTCTGGTCACCAACGTCTCAGCTGGCGCCGATGCGCTGTTCGCCCGCGCGCCGCTGACCAGCCTCAAGGACCTGTCCGGCCAGCGCATCGGCGTCGAAAACACTGCGCTGGGCGCCTACTTCCTGTCCCGCGTGCTGGATCAGGCCGGGCTGCGGATCGACGATCTGCAGGTGGTCAGCCTGCCGGTGCATGAGCAGGCCGCCGCCTTCGCCGCCGGCGATGTCGACGCTGTCATCACCTTTGCTTCGGAGGCTCCGGCGCTGGAAAGCAAGGGCGCCCGGCGCATCTTCGACAGCCGCCGGCTGCCGGGCGAGATCGTCGACGTACTGGTGGTCGACCGGCAACGCGTCACCCGCGAGCAGCGTCGGCGCCTCCGGGCCCTCTGGTTCGATGCGCTGCGCACCTGGCAGGACAATCGCGGCGAAACCGATCCGCGCCTGCATGCGCGCCTGGGCCTGACGCCGATGGCACTGCAGGTCACCCTCGACGGCTTGTTGATGGGTGATCGCGCCGTCAACCGTGAGTGGTTCGACGAGGGCCAGTTGCAGCAGAGCATCGGCCAGCTCAGCCAATATCTGCGCGAACGCCGGCTGCTCAACGGTTCGAATCCGGTCAATCTGATCGCTCGCTGCGAGGGCCCAATATGCTGA
- a CDS encoding IucA/IucC family protein → MNQLVRLPTATSDLATDHLQAELWARANRLLLKKALAEFSHEKLLSPEPLGDSHYRVAVPDSSTEYRFRARRLALDHWSIATDSIEKLSDGEPQPLDALAFIIEFSDALGLSEANLPLYLDEISSTLFGSAYKLANTSLSAAQLALADFQQIETGMREGHPGFVANNGRMGFDAQDYRAYAPEAASPVRLVWLAVHRSRASYSAIDGLDQATLLREELGGQLGVFHNQLQALQLDPDDYLLMPAHPWQWHNILAIGFAAEIANRQIVYLGLSNDRYLAQQSIRTFFNQSEPQRRYVKTALSILNMGFMRGLSPYYMQATPAINAYLAGRVARDPLLRDCGFQLLREVAAIGYRNPYYEQALPASSPYRKMLSALWRESPLGHIEPGQRLMTMAALLHSDGDERALLPTLISASGLTADRWLRQYLNAYLKPLLHCFYAHDLVFMPHGENLILVLEDHVPVRVLMKDIGEEAVILDAEAKIPEAVGRLAVSVPDELKVLSIFTDVFDGFFRYLAQILDEQGGLPEQRFWQQVADCIADYQASQPQLRDKFARYELFAEEFARSCLNRLQLGNNRQMLDLADPAGALKFAGTLKNPVARYAPER, encoded by the coding sequence ATGAATCAGCTCGTACGCCTGCCGACCGCTACCAGCGACCTGGCCACCGACCATCTGCAAGCCGAACTCTGGGCCCGCGCCAATCGCCTGTTGCTGAAAAAGGCGCTGGCCGAGTTCAGCCACGAGAAGCTGCTCAGCCCCGAGCCGCTGGGTGACAGCCACTACCGCGTCGCCGTGCCGGACAGCTCGACCGAGTACCGCTTCAGGGCGCGGCGGCTGGCGCTGGATCACTGGTCGATCGCCACCGACTCCATCGAAAAGCTCAGCGACGGGGAACCACAGCCGCTGGATGCCCTTGCGTTCATCATCGAATTCAGCGACGCCCTCGGCCTTTCCGAAGCCAACCTTCCGCTCTACCTGGACGAGATCAGCAGCACCCTGTTCGGCAGCGCCTACAAGCTCGCCAACACCTCGCTGAGCGCGGCCCAGCTGGCCCTTGCGGACTTCCAGCAGATCGAGACCGGCATGCGCGAAGGTCATCCGGGGTTCGTCGCCAACAACGGGCGGATGGGGTTCGATGCCCAGGATTACCGCGCCTACGCGCCGGAAGCCGCCAGCCCGGTGCGTCTGGTCTGGCTCGCCGTGCACCGCAGCCGCGCCAGCTACAGCGCCATCGACGGGCTCGACCAGGCGACCCTGCTGCGCGAGGAACTGGGTGGCCAGCTCGGCGTGTTCCACAACCAGCTGCAGGCGCTGCAGCTCGACCCGGACGACTATCTGCTGATGCCGGCGCATCCCTGGCAGTGGCACAACATCCTGGCCATCGGCTTCGCCGCGGAGATCGCCAACCGGCAGATCGTCTATCTCGGCCTGAGCAACGATCGTTACCTGGCGCAGCAGTCGATCCGCACCTTTTTCAACCAGAGCGAGCCGCAGCGGCGCTACGTGAAGACCGCCCTGTCGATCCTCAACATGGGCTTCATGCGCGGGCTGTCGCCCTATTACATGCAGGCGACCCCGGCGATCAACGCCTACCTCGCCGGCCGCGTGGCGCGCGACCCGCTGCTGCGCGACTGCGGCTTCCAGCTGCTGCGCGAGGTGGCGGCGATCGGCTATCGCAACCCTTACTACGAGCAGGCGCTGCCGGCCAGCAGCCCCTACCGCAAGATGCTCTCGGCGCTCTGGCGCGAGAGCCCGCTGGGCCACATCGAACCCGGCCAGCGGCTGATGACCATGGCCGCGCTGCTGCACAGCGACGGCGACGAGCGCGCCCTGCTGCCGACGCTGATCAGCGCGTCCGGACTCACTGCCGACCGCTGGCTGCGGCAGTACCTCAATGCCTACCTGAAGCCGCTGCTGCACTGCTTCTATGCCCATGACCTGGTCTTCATGCCCCATGGCGAAAACCTGATCCTGGTGCTGGAAGACCATGTGCCGGTCCGCGTGCTGATGAAGGACATCGGTGAGGAAGCGGTGATCCTCGATGCCGAGGCGAAGATTCCCGAGGCGGTCGGCCGTCTAGCCGTCTCGGTGCCGGACGAGCTCAAGGTGCTGTCGATCTTCACCGACGTGTTCGACGGCTTCTTCCGCTACCTGGCGCAGATTCTCGACGAACAGGGCGGCCTGCCGGAGCAGCGCTTCTGGCAGCAGGTCGCCGACTGCATCGCCGACTATCAGGCCAGCCAGCCGCAGCTGCGCGACAAGTTCGCCCGTTACGAACTGTTCGCCGAGGAATTCGCCCGCTCCTGCCTGAACCGCCTGCAGCTGGGCAACAACCGACAGATGCTCGACCTCGCCGATCCGGCCGGAGCGCTGAAATTCGCGGGCACCCTGAAGAACCCCGTGGCGCGCTATGCACCGGAGCGCTGA
- a CDS encoding RNA polymerase sigma factor: MRNNNKIPDACLQCYVHHRQRLVAHLTRLGGCRALAEDLAQDAWLKLAQVMPEQSLANPKAYLFRIATNLLRDALRHRALVGAGDEAPLELIEAVQADPCGLVEHQCALRCVLRQLDDLPPRCRQVFELARLEGLSQAEIAERLGISVNTVIAQLAKARQRLERP, encoded by the coding sequence ATGCGCAACAACAACAAGATTCCCGATGCCTGTCTGCAATGCTATGTCCATCACCGCCAACGGCTGGTAGCCCATCTGACCCGCCTCGGCGGCTGCCGAGCACTGGCCGAGGACCTGGCCCAGGATGCCTGGCTGAAACTGGCGCAGGTCATGCCCGAGCAGAGCCTCGCCAACCCCAAGGCCTATCTCTTTCGCATCGCCACCAATCTCTTGCGCGATGCCCTGCGCCATCGCGCGCTTGTCGGTGCTGGCGACGAGGCACCGTTGGAACTGATCGAGGCCGTGCAGGCCGACCCCTGCGGGCTGGTGGAACACCAGTGTGCGCTGCGATGCGTCCTGCGCCAGCTCGACGACTTGCCGCCACGCTGTCGCCAGGTGTTCGAACTGGCGCGGCTGGAAGGGCTCAGCCAGGCGGAGATCGCCGAGCGTCTGGGCATTTCGGTGAACACCGTGATCGCTCAGCTGGCCAAGGCGCGCCAGCGGCTGGAGCGCCCGTAA
- a CDS encoding putative bifunctional diguanylate cyclase/phosphodiesterase gives MLTRLSLRRSLPLLLGIFGLLFTVMLTAWHLPTRIEETLAGWRNHTSQHLALLQSSLSDHRRLGRNAELETELADLASLEGVRWAMVIDRSLQVIATTQLGLSPERLTLIDASELAKQVNGGRAGWFGEGSRQLAIYPLDRVAQDGTPLREALLVEYDFAPMLAQTKREAWFYLAQTLTLLLLLGLILNRLYGRLLTRRLARIDQAARQFAIDQQPQNLSVGGRDEIGRLARTLNRMMNQLHERQLALSESEQLFRDLVDTAPIGMLVVDRELRVLQANPAAAALFGCTPAELLGNLPSDRLLESDATTRLLSTPANTPLELTGRRHDREVPLEISCTPFQRYGVRHFLVLLRDISDRLRAEQRLRFLAHFDPLTQLANRNYLVQRLEQLLAARLPLTLLYLDLDHFKRINDSLGHEIGDKLLVQIGDRLGRLMPEHALLSRSGGDEFMLLLDGSDHARAEQLAQCIIEGFQPPVRIGQYECYVSPSIGVAISDGRHSASDLLKQVDLALYAAKDAGRNCTVFYNEALSDAAAGRRALEQALRRALDRDEFVLHYQAQVNAQGEPEVMEALLRWNSPERGLVPPGEFIPVLEESGMIIEATRWVVREACRQACRWHAMGHPLRIAINLSPLDFRQADLAGSLLAILAEEGASPDMLELEITESALLEADEHVQQTLGRLKAAGLPLLLDDFGTGYASLTYLQRFRFDGIKIDREFVSGLPDSEQSVALVRGILTMASHLGLHVVAEGVENERQAAFLRLNGCPSLQGFHYARPQPAAQCRLQLNGRPVNLQLPLDG, from the coding sequence ATGCTGACAAGGTTGTCGCTGCGTCGATCACTGCCCCTGCTGCTGGGCATCTTCGGTCTGCTGTTCACGGTCATGCTGACCGCCTGGCACCTGCCGACCCGTATCGAGGAAACCCTCGCCGGCTGGCGCAATCACACCTCGCAGCATCTTGCCCTGCTGCAGAGCAGCCTGAGCGATCATCGCCGCCTCGGCCGCAACGCCGAGCTGGAAACCGAGCTTGCCGATCTGGCCAGCCTGGAAGGTGTGCGCTGGGCGATGGTGATCGACCGCAGCCTACAGGTGATCGCCACGACCCAGCTGGGTCTGTCCCCCGAGCGCCTGACGCTGATCGATGCCAGCGAACTCGCCAAACAGGTGAACGGCGGCCGCGCGGGCTGGTTCGGCGAAGGCTCCAGGCAGTTGGCGATCTACCCGCTGGACCGCGTCGCCCAGGACGGCACGCCGCTGCGCGAAGCGCTGCTGGTGGAGTACGACTTCGCGCCGATGCTGGCGCAGACCAAGCGCGAGGCCTGGTTCTACCTGGCGCAGACGCTGACGCTGTTGCTGCTGCTCGGATTGATCCTCAACCGCCTCTATGGCCGCCTGCTGACGCGCCGCCTGGCCCGCATCGACCAGGCCGCACGCCAGTTCGCCATCGATCAGCAACCGCAGAACCTGTCGGTCGGCGGCCGCGACGAGATCGGCCGGCTGGCCAGAACCCTCAATCGGATGATGAACCAGCTGCACGAGCGCCAGCTGGCGCTCAGCGAAAGCGAGCAGCTGTTCCGCGACCTGGTGGACACCGCGCCGATCGGCATGCTGGTGGTCGACCGCGAGCTGCGCGTGCTGCAGGCCAACCCTGCGGCGGCAGCGCTGTTCGGCTGTACCCCGGCGGAGCTGTTGGGCAACCTGCCGAGTGATCGCCTGCTGGAAAGCGACGCCACCACCCGCCTGCTGAGCACCCCGGCGAACACGCCGCTGGAGCTGACCGGTCGCCGTCATGATCGGGAGGTGCCGCTGGAGATCAGCTGCACGCCATTCCAGCGCTACGGCGTTCGCCATTTCCTCGTGCTGCTGCGCGACATCAGCGACCGCCTGCGCGCCGAACAGCGTCTGCGCTTTCTTGCCCACTTCGATCCGCTGACGCAGCTGGCCAATCGCAACTACCTGGTGCAGCGCCTCGAACAGTTGCTCGCGGCGCGCCTGCCGCTGACGCTGCTCTACCTCGACCTGGACCACTTCAAGCGCATCAACGACAGCCTCGGCCACGAGATCGGCGACAAGCTGCTGGTGCAGATCGGCGACCGCCTGGGCCGGCTGATGCCCGAGCATGCGCTCCTGTCGCGCAGCGGTGGCGACGAATTCATGCTGCTGCTCGACGGCAGCGACCACGCCCGCGCCGAGCAGCTGGCCCAGTGCATCATCGAAGGCTTCCAGCCGCCGGTGCGCATCGGCCAGTACGAGTGCTACGTCAGCCCGAGCATCGGCGTTGCCATCAGCGACGGTCGGCACAGTGCCAGCGACCTGCTCAAGCAGGTGGACCTCGCCCTGTATGCGGCCAAGGATGCCGGCCGCAACTGCACGGTGTTCTACAACGAAGCGCTCAGCGATGCCGCCGCCGGCCGCCGCGCCCTCGAGCAGGCTCTGCGCCGGGCGCTGGACCGGGACGAGTTCGTGCTGCATTACCAGGCCCAGGTCAATGCCCAGGGCGAGCCCGAAGTCATGGAGGCGCTGCTGCGCTGGAATTCGCCGGAGCGCGGACTGGTACCGCCCGGAGAGTTCATCCCGGTGCTGGAAGAGAGCGGCATGATCATCGAGGCGACCCGCTGGGTGGTCCGAGAGGCCTGCCGCCAGGCCTGCCGCTGGCACGCCATGGGCCATCCGCTACGCATCGCGATCAACCTGTCGCCGCTGGACTTCCGCCAGGCCGATCTGGCGGGCAGCCTGCTGGCGATCCTCGCCGAAGAGGGTGCGTCGCCCGACATGCTGGAGCTGGAGATCACCGAAAGCGCGCTGCTGGAGGCCGACGAACATGTGCAGCAGACCCTCGGCCGTCTCAAGGCCGCCGGTTTGCCACTGCTGCTCGATGACTTCGGCACCGGCTATGCCTCGCTGACGTACCTGCAGCGCTTCCGCTTCGACGGTATCAAGATCGACCGTGAATTCGTCAGCGGGCTGCCGGACAGCGAGCAATCGGTAGCCCTGGTGCGGGGCATCCTCACCATGGCCAGCCACCTTGGGCTGCATGTGGTGGCCGAAGGGGTGGAGAACGAGCGTCAGGCGGCCTTCCTGCGCCTCAACGGCTGCCCAAGCCTGCAAGGCTTCCACTATGCGCGACCGCAGCCGGCAGCGCAGTGCCGTCTGCAGCTGAATGGCCGGCCGGTCAATCTGCAGCTGCCGCTGGACGGCTGA